One window of Trifolium pratense cultivar HEN17-A07 linkage group LG5, ARS_RC_1.1, whole genome shotgun sequence genomic DNA carries:
- the LOC123886366 gene encoding uncharacterized protein LOC123886366: MSNSPITSPTKNNDEPPLTPPIDPLSQQITVAYPLQTVFPEESTTKKVLSSKKGSRARKSTSSPATTKVSNQKGKKSKSKSVSKSVHTMHELYIKNLEEPNVDASAGATVNEKTTSPFDLKSVPLGLSNPRSAENLGKKDLETSVSADDDIGAYSKAKFDSVLELIKKFSTEQDAAHHATASTVPVDFNSSLVADSPERNVGPNNTPNKTVPNSTDPNTPIIHPVSDNVIDNTPDADHLSNAAANDNPGNGHQVVIDVDNFNSSGVRQPPASMSRRLRSSASKEKDVSGTPAKTPQKKATVVGPKKQWSKVIGPSESKKKSLKRKVVSSSDSDFEDDAAAPIAASSQKAAKKKKTVEDIPPVPIDNISFHRVENAERWKIVVNRRLALERNLHEDFLDCQEIMDLINKAGLLKTVTGLGNCYEKLTREFLVNVTADCGNPLSSEYLKVFVRGRCVDFSPAIINQSLGRSTDPSPELEVSMKKICSILTGGGMKTWPRTGKLPAAKLTAKYALLNKIAASNWVPTTHSNSVATGLAKFIYAVGTGTCYDYGTHIFHATILHGSSTAVKMPIAFPTLICSIVLSQHPDICTNSDVPVSRPSALTMDFRLLEGKHVADIAAASAKTPAVGMTKQQMIANLKEVSKMLGEKKELVDGVIQALEFAQPQANEDGVGPSHDASHDDDLAGGDTVEEEMASDESPSI, translated from the coding sequence ATGTCAAACTCTCCAATCACTTCGCCGACCAAGAACAACGACGAACCACCACTAACACCTCCAATCGACCCACTCTCGCAACAAATCACCGTTGCTTATCCCTTACAAACCGTGTTTCCAGAAGAATCGACAACGAAGAAGGTCTTGTCAAGTAAGAAGGGGAGTCGAGCACGCAAATCAACTTCATCCCCTGCTACAACGAAGGTTTCGAATCAAAAGGGTAAGAAATCGAAATCTAAATCTGTTTCCAAATCTGTTCATACAATGCATGAACTATACATTAAGAACTTAGAAGAACCAAATGTTGATGCTAGTGCTGGAGCAACTGTAAATGAGAAAACAACCTCTCCGTTTGATTTAAAGTCTGTTCCCTTAGGTTTATCAAACCCTAGGTCTGCTGAGAATTTGGGGAAAAAGGATTTAGAGACCTCTGTTAGTGCTGATGATGATATTGGGGCTTATTCTAAAGCCAAATTTGACTCTGTGTTGgaattaattaagaaattttCCACTGAGCAGGATGCTGCACATCATGCTACAGCATCTACAGTGCCTGTTGATTTTAATAGCTCTTTGGTGGCTGATTCTCCTGAAAGGAATGTTGGTCCTAACAACACTCCTAACAAGACTGTCCCTAATTCTACTGATCCTAATACTCCTATTATCCATCCTGTGTCTGATAATGTGATTGATAATACTCCTGATGCTGATCATTTGTCTAATGCTGCTGCTAATGATAATCCTGGTAATGGTCATCAAGTTGTAATTGATGTTGACAACTTCAATTCTAGTGGTGTCAGACAACCTCCTGCCTCTATGTCTAGGAGGTTAAGAAGTAGTGCTAGCAAAGAAAAAGATGTCTCTGGTACCCCTGCCAAGACTCCACAAAAGAAGGCTACTGTTGTTGGTCCTAAGAAGCAGTGGAGTAAGGTTATTGGACCCTCTGAGTCCAAGAAGAAAAGCCTGAAGAGAAAGGTTGTCTCCTCAAGTGATTCAGACTTTGAGGATGATGCTGCAGCACCTATTGCAGCATCCTCACAGAAGGCTGCTAAGAAAAAGAAGACTGTGGAAGATATTCCTCCTGTTCCTATTGATAATATATCCTTCCATCGTGTAGAAAATGCAGAAAGGTGGAAAATTGTAGTTAACAGAAGATTGGCTTTGGAAAGAAACTTGCATGAAGACTTTCTTGATTGTCAAGAGATTATGGACTTGATCAATAAGGCTGGGCTGCTGAAGACTGTGACTGGTCTTGGAAACTGTTATGAGAAATTGACCAGAGAATTCTTGGTCAATGTTACAGCTGACTGTGGTAATCCTCTGAGCTCTGAGTACTTGAAAGTTTTTGTTAGAGGAAGATGTGTGGACTTCTCTCCAGCCATCATCAATCAAAGTCTGGGAAGGAGTACTGATCCCTCACCTGAGTTAGAAGTATCTATGAAAAAGATCTGCAGCATTCTCACAGGTGGTGGTATGAAGACTTGGCCTAGGACTGGAAAGTTGCCTGCTGCAAAATTGACTGCCAAATATGCACTTCTCAACAAAATTGCAGCCTCTAACTGGGTCCCCACTACACATTCCAACAGTGTAGCTACAGGTCTGGcaaaatttatatatgctgtaggtaCTGGCACATGCTATGATTATGGCACTCATATTTTTCATGCTACAATTCTCCATGGCTCTTCTACTGCTGTAAAAATGCCTATAGCATTTCCCACTCTGATCTGTAGTATTGTTTTGTCTCAACATCCTGACATCTGCACTAACTCTGATGTGCCTGTCTCTAGACCTTCAGCTCTAACCATGGATTTTAGATTATTGGAAGGCAAACATGTTGCAGACATTGCTGCAGCATCTGCAAAGACACCAGCTGTAGGAATGACCAAGCAACAGATGATTGCTAATCTCAAGGAGGTTAGTAAAATGCTTGGTGAGAAGAAGGAGCTGGTAGATGGTGTAATCCAAGCCCTAGAGTTTGCTCAGCCACAGGCTAATGAGGATGGAGTCGGTCCCTCTCATGATGCTTCTCATGATGATGATcttgcaggtggtgatactgtAGAAGAGGAGATGGCCTCTGATGAAAGCCCCTCCATATGA